In Chiloscyllium punctatum isolate Juve2018m chromosome 8, sChiPun1.3, whole genome shotgun sequence, a single window of DNA contains:
- the LOC140480302 gene encoding uncharacterized protein yields MAGTAVDSLQLAKASTEVATAVVAVRNAMSVVESLGKLASAAGAVGAIFGVAAAIVKLAMGNVESEELRYMKEQFQIVRNQLDVISGQIQQVLQAIEQSTVNNQYFPIEENLKNQFRKYMDILNAKPEYREKKKEEFLTHFNETKGDQNLHTLYDAVMGYSAIFGKPILETAMQYDQRNRRLMEGLCCRLKELFCIGLIALVGHSAITGTDVEALKREWNEKMGKVENKMKSMIDKCINEFAEQAEIDVEKMITEKGGRDNCECVSYIANGLISKYDWVKWSVRVYNPVGGFDNHCVIGPNYFHFFRLNGVNAVVSYAIDPKPINESYIKQLMEGKDGWSDARKVAEHVYNNLPSGYVVHVVRRLKGLWLHKNISNDYHFWGNYSGVTLCVHST; encoded by the coding sequence ATGGCAGGAACAGCAGTAGATTCCCTGCAACTGGCAAAAGCCAGCACCGAGGTTGCAACTGCAGTGGTTGCAGTGAGAAATGCGATGTCAGTTGTTGAGAGTTTAGGAAAACTCGCCTCTGCTGCTGGAGCAGTAGGAGCCATCTTTGGGGTAGCAGCAGCAATTGTTAAACTTGCTATGGGtaatgtggagagtgaggagctgagataTATGAAGGAGCAGTTCCAGATAGTCAGGAACCAGCTGGATGTCATTTCAGGTCAGATTCAGCAAGTGCTTCAGGCTATCGAACAAAGTACAGTTAATAATCAGTACTTCCCCATTGAGGAGAATCTGAAAAACCAATTCAGGAAGTACATGGACATCCTGAACGCAAAACCGGAATACCgggagaagaagaaagaagaattCCTCACACACTTCAATGAGACTAAAGGTGACCAGAACCTTCACACTCTCTATGATGCAGTGATGGGGTATTCTGCCATCTTTGGCAAACCCATTCTGGAAACTGCCATGCAATATGACCAGAGGAACCGGCGTCTGATGGAGGGGCTCTGCTGCCGCCTCAAAGAGCTCTTCTGTATTGGCCTGATTGCCCTGGTGGGTCACTCTGCTATCACTGGGACCGATGTAGAGGCATTAAAGAGAGAGTGGAATGAGAAAATGGGCAAAGTAGAGAATAAAATGAAATCCATGATAGATAAGTGCATCAATGAGTTTGCTGAGCAGGCAGAAATAGATGTTGAGAAAATGATAACTGAAAAGGGTGGAAGAGATAACTGTGAATGTGTAAGTTACATAGCAAATGGCTTGATAAGCAAATACGACTGGGTTAAATGGTCTGTACGGGTCTATAACCCTGTTGGTGGCTTCGACAATCACTGTGTCATTGGCCCCAATTATTTTCACTTTTTCAGACTCAATGGGGTTAATGCTGTTGTCTCCTATGCAATTGATCCAAAACCAATTAATGAAAGTTACATAAAGCAGTTAATGGAGGGGAAAGATGGCTGGTCTGATGCAAGAAAAGTTGCAGAACATGTGTACAATAACCTTCCCTCTGGGTATGTTGTACATGTAGTGAGACGCCTCAAAGGTCTGTGGCTTCACAAGAACATTTCCAATGATTACCATTTCTGGGGAAATTACTCAGGTGTCACCCTGTGTGTCCATTCCACATAA